The genome window CCGGCACTTCCGTTTCGCAACGCGCTTCCTTGATCGGGCAGCGGGTGTGGAAGGCGCATCCCGCAGGCGGCGCCGACGCGCTGGGCACATCGCCGGCGACGATTTTCTTTTTTTGCGAACGCACACCATCCATTTTCGGAATGGCTTCCAGCAGTGCTTCGGTGTAGGGGTGCCGCGGCGCGGCGTACAACGCATCGCTCGCGGCCAGCTCGACGATCTTGCCGAGATACATCACCGCCACCCGGTCGCAGAACGTTTCCACCACCCCCATGTCGTGCGAAATGAACAGGTAGGACAAGCCCATTTCATTTTGCAGATCCTGCATCAGATTCAGAATTTGCGCCTTGATCGATACGTCGAGTGCCGATACCGGTTCGTCGGCGACAATGAAGCGCGGCTTCAGCGCCACGGCACGGGCGATGCCGATGCGCTGCCGTTGGCCACCGCTGAACGCGTGCGGATACCGGCTGGCGTCGTCCGGCGACAACCCCACCTTGCCGAGCAGTTCCGCCACCCGCTCCGGATAGTCCGTAGGGGTGCCAACGTTGTGGATGCGAAACGGTTCCTCCAGAATGCGGCCCACAGTCATGCGCGGATTCAGCGATGCATAGGGGTCCTGAAACACCACCTGCATGTCTCGGCGCAACGGCACCATCCCGGTGTGCGACAGTTGGGTGATGTCGCGGTCGTCGAACAGGATGCGCCCGGCGGTCGCATCCAGCAACCGCAGGATGGTGCGTCCCGCCGTCGATTTGCCGCAGCCGCTCTCGCCCACCAGCCCCAGCGTGCTGTGCCGGGGAATGGAAAACGAAATGCCGTCCACGGCGCGCACGCCGCCGGGAAAGGTTTTTTTCAGGTTTTCCACTACGAGCAACGGCCTGTTGCGGGTGGTGGTGAAGTGGGCTGCGGAATCGTTCATGGTTCAGTCATTGGGAAACCAGCAGGACACCTTGTGTCCGGGTTCGATGTCTTCCAGCATGGGTTTCTCGGTTTCACATTTTTTCTGCGCCGACGGACAGCGCGGATGAAACGGACAGCCGCCGGGCAAAGCACCCGGCGCCGGGACGTTGCCTTTCATTTCGTGAAAACGTTGGTGCGCGGACTTGGCACCCGGACGCGGGATCGACTGGATCAATCCGAGCGTGTAAGGATGACGCGGTTTCCGGAACAGGTCGCGCACCGGCCCGCTTTCAACAATTTCTCCGGCGTACATGATGAGCACGCGCTGGGCGATGTTGGCGACCAGGCCGAGGTCGTGCGTGATCATCAATACGGACATCTGACGCTGTTGCTTGATCTGATCGAGCAAGTCGAGGATCTGCGCCTGCACCAGCACGTCCAGCGCCGTGGTCGGTTCGTCCGCGATCAGCAGACTGGGATCGCACGAAAGCGCCATGGCGATCATGGCGCGTTGCCGCTGGCCGCCGCTCAGCTCGTGCGGGTAACGTTTCCATTGGGTCTGCGGTGCGGGGATGTCCACCTGCCGCAGCAGTTCGATCATCTGATCGCGGGTTTCCCCGGCAGTGAGGGATTTGTGAGCGCGCAGGGTTTCCATGATCTGTTCGCCCACAGTGAGCACCGGGTTCAGGGACGTCATCGGTTCCTGAAACACCATGCCGATGTCGTTGCCGCGGATGCGG of Nitrospina watsonii contains these proteins:
- a CDS encoding ABC transporter ATP-binding protein, with amino-acid sequence MNDSAAHFTTTRNRPLLVVENLKKTFPGGVRAVDGISFSIPRHSTLGLVGESGCGKSTAGRTILRLLDATAGRILFDDRDITQLSHTGMVPLRRDMQVVFQDPYASLNPRMTVGRILEEPFRIHNVGTPTDYPERVAELLGKVGLSPDDASRYPHAFSGGQRQRIGIARAVALKPRFIVADEPVSALDVSIKAQILNLMQDLQNEMGLSYLFISHDMGVVETFCDRVAVMYLGKIVELAASDALYAAPRHPYTEALLEAIPKMDGVRSQKKKIVAGDVPSASAPPAGCAFHTRCPIKEARCETEVPELKEVAPGHWVACHLRT
- a CDS encoding ABC transporter ATP-binding protein, with protein sequence MTPATPELEIRNLKVTFRTHGGEVPAVNGISYQLASGETLAVVGESGSGKTVSALSILRLIPEPPGRIVSGNVLFRGRDLLQLDAPGLRRIRGNDIGMVFQEPMTSLNPVLTVGEQIMETLRAHKSLTAGETRDQMIELLRQVDIPAPQTQWKRYPHELSGGQRQRAMIAMALSCDPSLLIADEPTTALDVLVQAQILDLLDQIKQQRQMSVLMITHDLGLVANIAQRVLIMYAGEIVESGPVRDLFRKPRHPYTLGLIQSIPRPGAKSAHQRFHEMKGNVPAPGALPGGCPFHPRCPSAQKKCETEKPMLEDIEPGHKVSCWFPND